Proteins co-encoded in one Setaria viridis chromosome 9, Setaria_viridis_v4.0, whole genome shotgun sequence genomic window:
- the LOC117838613 gene encoding serpin-ZXA, translating into MATGDMRLSIAHQTRFALRLTAALSTLSSSSNTVFSPLSLHVALSLLAAGAGGATRDQLLDALGGGDGPAAAESLHALAEQVAQLVLADGSEVGGPRVTFADAVFVDASFKLKPSFEKVAVGKYKAETQSVDFQKKAAQVAAQVNSWVEKVTSGLIKELLPPDSVDETTRLVLGNALYFKGAWTEKFDASETRDSEFHLLDGSSVQAPFMSSTDDQYIASYDTFKVLKLPYQQGGDTRQFSMYIILPELQDGIWSLAEKLSSEPEFLEKHIPMRTIPVGQFKVPKFKISFGFEASDLLRGLGLQLPLSEEADLSELVDSPLGQNLCVSSIFHKSFVEVNEEGIEAAAATTIGIMLCSYKMPVDFVADHPFLFLIREDTTGVVLFVGHVVNPLLAA; encoded by the exons ATGGCCACCGGCGACATGCGCCTCTCCATCGCGCACCAGACCCGCTTCGCGCTCCGCCTCACCGCTGCGCTTTCCACCCTTTCCTCCTCCAGCAACACCGTCTTCTCCCCGCTCTCCCTCCACGTCGCGCtcagcctcctcgccgccggcgcgggcggcgcgacgcgcGACCAGCTGCTCGACGCCCTCGGCGGAGGCGATGGGCCGGCCGCGGCCGAGAGCCTGCACGCGCTCGCCGAGCAGGTGGCGCAGCTCGTGCTCGCCGACGGGTCCGAGGTGGGCGGCCCGCGGGTGACCTTCGCCGACGCCGTCTTCGTCGACGCGTCGTTCAAGCTGAAGCCGTCCTTCGAGAAGGTCGCCGTGGGAAAATACAAGGCTGAGACCCAGTCCGTAGACTTCCAGAAAAAG GCTGCTCAAGTTGCTGCTCAAGTGAACTCATGGGTAGAGAAGGTCACCTCAGGTCTAATCAAAGAGCTTCTGCCACCAGACTCCGTTGATGAAACCACCAGGCTGGTTCTTGGCAATGCACTCTATTTCAAAGGAGCTTGGACTGAGAAGTTCGATGCATCTGAAACGAGAGACAGCGAGTTCCACCTTCTTGATGGGAGTTCAGTCCAAGCGCCTTTCATGTCCAGCACAGACGACCAATATATTGCGTCTTATGACACCTTTAAGGTGCTCAAGCTTCCGTACCAGCAAGGTGGGGACACGAGGCAGTTCTCCATGTACATAATTCTTCCAGAATTACAAGATGGAATCTGGAGCTTAGCTGAAAAGTTGAGCTCTGAACCTGAGTTCTTGGAGAAGCATATCCCAATGAGAACAATTCCAGTTGGTCAGTTCAAAGTTCCCAAGTTCAAGATATCCTTTGGATTTGAAGCATCCGATTTGCTAAGAGGTTTGGGACTCCAGCTGCCACTTAGCGAAGAAGCAGATCTGTCAGAGCTGGTCGATTCGCCGTTGGGACAGAACTTGTGTGTTTCATCCATTTTTCACAAGTCGTTTGTGGAAGTTAATGAGGAAGGAATAGAGGCCGCAGCTGCAACTACTATAGGGATTATGCTCTGTTCATATAAAATGCCCGTGGATTTTGTCGCAGATCACCCCTTCCTGTTCCTGATTAGAGAAGACACAACTGGTGTGGTGCTGTTCGTCGGTCATGTGGTCAATCCCCTACTTGCTGCATAG
- the LOC117839369 gene encoding uncharacterized protein, with protein sequence MSSSSSPCAACKLLRRKCTQGCVFAPYFPPDNPAKFANVHRVFGASNVSKLLNELPQAQREDAVNSLAYEAEARLRDPVYGCVSYISVLQLRIKQARDELAAARKELASYIGPAAFAPFVAPPQYHHHQYAGVPLASGAGMGLGVGVAPQHGHGHPQQQIMVQHQQHLHHHQQMAEAQQLAATVEVAREQELMMRQAAAYAHAVPGSSAGATVAVVPPDAVPYEGGFLFQQQQQPPPSQAQTAVALTYQMEQSPPPSSSGQSHPEVSHQQNTDGSDEGSGGGGVPPA encoded by the coding sequence atgTCGTCGTCCAGCTCGCCGTGCGCGGCGTGCAAGCTGCTGCGGCGCAAGTGCACGCAGGGGTGCGTCTTCGCGCCCTACTTCCCGCCGGACAACCCGGCCAAGTTCGCCAACGTGCACCGCGTCTTCGGCGCCAGCAACGTCTCCAAGCTCCTCAACGAGCTCCCGCAGGCGCAGCGGGAGGACGCCGTCAACTCGCTCGCGTACGAGGCCGAGGCGCGCCTCCGCGACCCCGTCTACGGCTGCGTCTCCTACATCTCCGTCCTGCAGCTCAGGATCAAGCAGGCGCgcgacgagctcgccgccgcgcgcaagGAGCTGGCCAGCTACAtcggccccgccgccttcgCGCCCTTCGTCGCCCCGCCGcagtaccaccaccaccagtacGCCGGCGTGCCCCTCGCCTCCGGCGCCGGGATGgggctcggcgtcggcgtcgcgccGCAGCACGGGCACGGGCACCCGCAGCAGCAGATCATGgtgcagcaccagcagcacctccaccaccaccagcagatGGCGGAGGCGCAGCAGCTCGCCGCGACCGTGGAGGTCGCCAGGGAGCAGGAACTTATGATGAGGCAGGCCGCGGCCTACGCGCACGCCGTGCCCgggagcagcgccggcgccaCGGTCGCCGTCGTGCCGCCCGACGCGGTGCCGTACGAGGGCGGTTTCCtcttccagcagcagcagcaaccgccgccgtcgcaggcGCAGACGGCCGTCGCGCTCACGTACCAGATGGAGCAGtccccgccgccatcgtcgtcggGCCAGTCGCATCCTGAAGTGTCGCACCAGCAGAATACGGACGGAAGCGACgagggcagcggtggcggcggcgtgccgccAGCCTGA
- the LOC117838614 gene encoding serine/threonine-protein kinase SAPK10, which translates to MDRAAVTVGPGMDMPIMHDGDRYELVRDIGSGNFGVARLMRNRADGQLVAVKYIERGEKIDENVQREIINHRSLRHPNIIRFKEVILTPTHLAIVMEYASGGELFERICNAGRFSEDEARFFFQQLISGVSYCHSMQVCHRDLKLENTLLDGSTAPRLKICDFGYSKSSVLHSQPKSTVGTPAYIAPEVLLKKEYDGKVADVWSCGVTLYVMLVGAYPFEDPDEPKNFRKTIQRILGVQYSIPDYVHISPECQDLISRIFVANPATRITIPEIRNHPWFLKNLPADLMDDSTMSNQYEEPEQPMQSMDEIMQILAEATIPAAGSSGINQFLNDGLDLDDDMEDLDSDADLDLESSGEIVYAM; encoded by the exons ATGGACCGGGCGGCGGTGACCGTGGGGCCCGGGATGGACATGCCGATAATGCACGACGGCGACCGCTACGAGCTCGTCCGCGACATCGGCTCCGGCAACTTCGGCGTCGCGCGCCTCATGCGCAACCGCGCGGACGGCCAGCTCGTCGCCGTCAAGTACATCGAGCGAGGCGAGAAG ATTGACGAGAACGTGCAGCGCGAGATCATCAACCACCGCTCGCTGCGCCACCCCAACATCATCCGCTTCAAGGAGGTCATCCTCACCCCGACGCACCTCGCCATCGTCATGGAGTACGCCTCCGGCGGGGAGCTCTTCGAGCGCATCTGCAACGCCGGCAGATTCAGCGAGGACGAG GCGCGTTTCTTTTTCCAGCAACTAATATCAGGGGTCAGCTACTGCCATTCCATG CAAGTATGTCATCGAGACTTGAAGCTGGAGAACACCTTGTTGGATGGGAGCACTGCCCCTCGCCTCAAGATATGCGATTTTGGCTACTCAAAG TCGTCAGTTCTACATTCTCAGCCAAAATCTACAGTGGGAACTCCTGCATACATTGCTCCTGAGGTTCTTCTGAAGAAGGAATACGATGGAAAG GTTGCTGATGTCTGGTCTTGCGGAGTAACCCTTTACGTGATGCTGGTTGGTGCATATCCATTTGAGGACCCAGATGAGCCGAAGAATTTCAGGAAGACAATTCAG AGAATATTGGGTGTGCAGTACTCAATTCCTGATTATGTCCACATATCTCCAGAGTGCCAAGATCTTATTTCTAGGATTTTTGTTGCCAACCCAGCCACT AGGATCACTATCCCTGAGATAAGAAACCATCCATGGTTCTTGAAGAACCTCCCAGCCGACCTAATGGATGACAGCACGATGAGCAACCAGTATGAGGAGCCAGAGCAGCCAATGCAGAGCATGGATGAGATCATGCAGATACTGGCTGAGGCAACCATACCAGCAGCTGGTTCCAGTGGAATCAACCAATTCTTGAACGACGGCCTTGACCTCGATGATGACATGGAGGACCTTGACTCAGATGCTGATCTCGACCTGGAAAGCAGTGGGGAGATCGTGTATGCAATGTGA
- the LOC140221082 gene encoding uncharacterized protein: MANATSSPQELALFQWKASLAIASSLSSWSPASNSTCCSWLGVTCDAAGHVVELSLPGAGLRGQLDAFDFAAFPKINKLNLSINSLVGAIPEKLWLSRSLQEIYLYDNHLKGTIASEIGNMTALQQLDLSLNQLEGELPATISSLQYLTYLDLDSNKFNGLVPMGIGNLTNLQFLYLSNNRFTGRLPPSVENMKLLKELSLCNNSLYGAVPPSVGNMTALQKLDLSNNQLEDELPETISSLQYLTYLELDSNNFNGLIPAGIGNLTNLQILVFSCNHFTGPIPRSIKNMRLLKGMNLFNNNLNGTIPWEIGNMTSLQQLDFRNNQLEGGIPVTISILRNLFYLALGTNKLSGNIPIDLGNRQPLVLIGLSQNHVSGNISQVIGVHSNLTVLDVSENQFSGTLPPTLCSFTSLLILDLSNNNLSKLPSCWWNLQSLQFLDLSRNAFIGKLPTARNHLSSLKSLNLAYNYFHGEFPSVIQKSKNLIILNLGRNRYSSIIPSWLGVTNPRLRIIQLRSNMFHGNIPRKLSQLAYLQLLDLADNNLTGFIPTEFADLTSMRRRNTEQLVILVEYSTQYPYFDRVDINWKDHHEIFQRTVSLVTGIDLSSNFLTSEIPSGLSNLQGLKFLNLSRNHLFGTIPKYIGDLKFLESHDISWNQLAGTIPSSISNLMYLSSLNLSSNQLSGRIPKGNQLQTLDDPSIYANNSGLCGFP; the protein is encoded by the exons ATGGCGAATGCCACCAGCAGCCCACAAGAGTTAGCGCTCTTCCAATGGAAAGCCTCTTTAGCCATTGCCAGTTCTCTGTCCTCATGGTCACCAGCAAGCAACTCCACCTGCTGCTCATGGTTGGGCGTCACATGTGATGCCGCAGGCCATGTCGTTGAGCTTAGCCTTCCAGGTGCTGGGCTCAGGGGCCAGCTTGACGCCTTCGACTTTGCTGCGTTTCCAAAGATCAACAAGCTCAATCTCAGCATCAACAGCCTTGTCGGTGCCATACCGGAGAAACTATGGCTGTCGCGTTCTCTCCAAGAAATCTATCTCTACGACAATCACCTAAAGGGCACAATAGCATCGGAGATTGGAAATATGACTGCGCTGCAACAACTCGACCTTTCATTAAACCAACTGGAGGGTGAGCTCCCTGCAACGATCTCATCACTCCAATATCTAACCTATCTTGACCTGGACAGCAACAAGTTCAATGGGTTGGTTCCGATGGGCATAGGTAACCTCACAAATTTGCAGTTCCTGTATTTGTCAAATAATCGCTTCACTGGACGACTTCCCCCATCAGTTGAAAACATGAAGCTTCTCAAAGAATTGTCTCTCTGCAACAACAGCCTCTATGGTGCGGTACCACCTTCCGTTGGAAATATGACTGCACTGCAAAAACTAGACCTTTCGAACAACCAACTGGAGGATGAGCTCCCTGAAACGATCTCTTCACTCCAATATCTGACCTATCTTGAATTGGACAGCAACAACTTCAATGGGCTGATTCCAGCGGGCATAGGTAACCTCACAAACTTGCAGATCCTGGTTTTTTCATGCAATCACTTTACTGGGCCAATTCCCCGATCTATCAAAAACATGAGGCTTCTTAAAGGAATGAATCTATTCAACAACAACCTCAATGGCACAATACCTTGGGAGATTGGAAACATGACCTCACTGCAACAACTTGATTTTAGGAATAACCAACTGGAAGGTGGTATACCAGTAACCATCTCAATACTCCGAAATCTCTTCTACCTAGCACTGGGCACAAACAAGTTAAGTGGTAACATACCTATAGATCTTGGCAACAGGCAGCCACTCGTTCTCATTGG GCTGAGCCAAAACCATGTTTCTGGCAACATATCGCAGGTCATTGGAGTCCATTCCAACCTAACTGTTCTTGATGTCTCTGAAAATCAATTTAGTGGAACACTACCTCCAACTTTATGTTCATTTACTTCTCTTCTGATCCTGGATCTATCAAATAATAATCTCTCCAAACTCCCAAGTTGCTGGTGGAACTTGCAAAGCCTGCAATTTTTGGATTTGTCAAGAAATGCCTTTATTGGTAAACTTCCAACTGCAAGGAACCATCTCTCTTCTCTTAAATCACTGAACCTGGCATACAACTATTTTCATGGAGAGTTTCCGTCTGTGATACAGAAATCTAAGAACCTAATCATACTCAACCTTGGGCGAAATAGGTATTCCAGCATAATTCCGTCATGGTTAGGTGTGACAAATCCTAGGCTAAGGATTATACAACTACGGTCAAATATGTTCCATGGAAATATTCCAAGAAAGTTATCACAGCTCGCTTATCTCCAGCTCCTGGATTTAGCTGACAACAACCTGACAGGATTCATACCAACTGAGTTTGCTGACTTGACGTCCATGAGGCGACGGAATACAGAACAGTTAGTGATATTGGTCGAGTACTCTACTCAGTATCCATATTTTGATCGAGTTGATATAAACTGGAAGGATCACCACGAGATATTCCAAAGAACAGTGTCTCTAGTTACAGGCATTGACCTATCAAGCAACTTCCTCACTAGTGAAATACCTTCAGGGCTCTCAAATTTACAAGGACTCAAGTTCCTAAATCTGTCAAGGAATCATCTATTTGGCACTATTCCAAAATATATTGGTGACTTGAAGTTTCTTGAATCTCATGACATTTCATGGAATCAACTAGCAGGCACTATTCCATCAAGCATCTCAAACTTAATGTATCTTAGTTCCTTGAACCTATCCAGCAACCAGCTATCAGGCAGGATTCCCAAAGGCAATCAACTCCAAACACTGGATGACCCTTCTATTTATGCGAACAATTCTGGGCTCTGTGGTTTTCCTTGA
- the LOC117838780 gene encoding protein OSB1, mitochondrial: MLRRLAGGAATVHSSAAAAFRRLLHIGGRGGCGAGQPESVSYRMSMLRRPSSVGKKGLTWNSCSLIGRLDAPVRPYRNSSDEYPRVYTFLSVSPSSPASSSSSSTFKVTLQLMGQLANVGLKHLKHNDLVYVSGFLKFYHKVSPSGERNIFYQIHVTELNYVLDQNKKPQDDEDSVHPSPMLSATPQMLKEKRHIDQLHLWQVFFANPYEWWDNRQSKPWANYPDFKHKDTREKIWLQPDDPPWVRKQLELHDLEVAKNGHKGNGRLLKNHDWKAEDFDYDDDEVQHSAEA, from the exons ATGCTGCGGCGCCTCGCCGGCGGAGCCGCTACCGTGCattcgtcggcggcggcggcgttccggAGGTTGCTCCACATCGGCGGCAGAGGCGGATGTGGTGCTGGGCAGCCGGAGAGCGTGTCGTACCGCATGTCGATGCTGCGGCGCCCCTCTTCCGTCGGCAAGAAGGGGCTCACCTGGAACTCGTGCAGTCTCATCGGCCGCCTGGACGCGCCGGTGAGGCCGTACCGCAATAGCTCCGATGAGTACCCCAGGGTGTACACCTTCCTCTCGGTTTCCCCCTCGTCGCCCGCATCCTCCTCGAGCTCGTCCACGTTCAA GGTGACATTGCAGTTGATGGGTCAGCTGGCCAATGTTGGCCTAAAGCATCTGAAGCACAATGACCTTGTTTATGTTTCGGGCTTTCTGAAATTTTATCACAAAGTCAGTCCAAGTGGTGAACGGAATATTTTCTATCAG ATTCACGTCACAGAGCTGAATTATGTTCTTGATCAAAATAAGAAGCCTCAGGATGATGAAGACTCAGTACATCCATCACCAATGCTATCTGCCACCC CTCAAATGCTAAAAGAGAAAAGGCACATAGACCAGCTTCACTTGTGGCAAGTCTTCTTTGCCAATCCTTATGAATGGTGGGATAACCGACAATCAAAACCATGGGCCAACTATCCTGATTTCAAACACAAGGACACTCGTGAGAAAATATGGCTCCAACCAGACGACCCTCCCTGGGTACGAAAGCAGCTTGAATTACATGACCTGGAAGTAGCAAAGAATGGTCACAAGGGCAATGGTCGGCTCTTAAAAAATCATGACTGGAAAGCAGAAGATTTTgactatgatgatgatgaagtacAGCATTCCGCGGAAGCATGA
- the LOC117838779 gene encoding uncharacterized protein, with protein sequence MQQMAMSAFVVTSPSSHDYALSALHARHSQRLHTRRIRSQVRALAQTQLQYNKLGDSDLLISEVALGTMTFGEQNTEKEAHEILSYSFDQGVNILDTAEMYPVPPNKETQGRTDLYIGRWMQSKPREKIILATKVAGYSERSTFLRDNAEVVRVDAANIKESVEKSLKRLSTDYIDLLQIHWPDRYVALFGEFSYNSTKWRPSIPFEDQLKAFQELIDEGKVRYIGVSNETSYGVMEFVHAAKAQGLPKIVSIQNSYSLLVRCRFEVDLVEVCHPNNCNVRLLAYSPLAGGVLTGKYLDANADTSKRSRLNLFPGYMARYNASLAKEATNEYVKLAKNHGLTPVQLALGFVRDRPFTASSIIGATTMDQLKENIDAFTSAPRPLPQEVLDGIEDLFKRYKDPAIL encoded by the exons ATGCAACAAATGGCCATGTCAGCATTCGTGGTAACCTCACCTTCATCGCATGACTATGCCTTATCAGCCCTCCATGCTCGTCATTCTCAAAGATTGCACACGAGACGCATTCGCAGCCAAGTCCGGGCACTGGCACAAACACAGTTGCAGTACAATAAGCTGGGAGATTCAGACCTCCTTATCAGCGAGGTCGCTCTTGGAACA atgACCTTTGGAGAGCAAAACACAGAGAAGGAAGCACATGAAATACTCTCTTATTCTTTCGATCAAGGTGTCAATATACTGGATACAGCAGAAATG TACCCAGTTCCACCCAACAAGGAAACTCAAGGGAGGACTGATCTTTATATTGGCAGGTGGATGCAATCGAAGCCACGGGAAAAG ATAATTTTGGCCACCAAAGTTGCCGGTTATTCAGAGCGTTCTACTTTTCTTCGGGACAACGCAGAAGTGGTGCGTGTCGATGCTGCCAACATCAAAGAAAGTGTTGAAAAGAGCCTTAAACGCTTGTCTACAGACTATATTGATTTGCTTCAGATACACTG GCCAGATAGATATGTGGCACTATTTGGTGAATTTAGTTATAATTCAACCAAATGGAGACCAAGCATCCCTTTTGAGGATCAACTGAAAGCTTTCCAGGAGCTAATTGACGAAGGAAAG GTTCGCTACATTGGTGTTTCCAATGAGACCTCATATGGAGTAATGGAGTTTGTACATGCTGCAAAGGCTCAAGGCCTTCCAAAGATCGTGAGCATCCAGAACAGTTATAGTCTACTTGTGAGATGCCGCTTTGAAG TTGATCTTGTTGAAGTTTGCCACCCAAATAACTGCAATGTCAGACTGCTTGCCTACTCCCCATTGGCTGGTGGCGTTCTTACTGGAAAGTATCTTGATGCTAATGCTGACACCTCAAAGAGGAGCAGGCTGAATCTCTTCCCTGGATACATGGCGCGCTACAACGCCTCTCTGGCTAAA GAAGCGACAAATGAATACGTAAAGCTTGCCAAGAATCATGGGCTAACTCCAGTCCAGCTTGCCCTCGGCTTTGTGCGGGATCGTCCATTTACTGCTAGCTCCATCATTGGAGCAACCACCATGGATCAGTTAAAGGAGAATATTGATGCGTTTACCAGTGCTCCACGGCCTCTGCCACAAGAAGTTCTTGATGGCATCGAGGACCTTTTCAAGAGATACAAAGACCCGGCAATCCTATAG
- the LOC117840510 gene encoding serpin-ZXA has protein sequence MATADIRLSIAHQTRFALRLAAALSSPSAAAAPAPATNAAFSPLSLHVALSLLAAGAGGATRDQLAATLGGDGPGVAEGLHALAEQVVQLVLADGSGAGGPRVAFADGVFVDASLKLKPAFGEVAVGKYRAETHSVDFQKKADEAAGQVNSWVEKITSGLIKEILPPGSVDHTTRLVLGNALYFKGAWTEKFDASKTKDSEFHLLDGSSVQAPFMSSTEKQYIAYNNNLKVLKLPYQQGGDKRQFSMYILLPEAQDGIWSLAEKLSSEPEFLEKLIPMQKVPVKQFKVPKFKISFGFEASKLLKGLGLQLPFSPEADLSELVDSPEGQNLCVSSVFHKSFVEVNEEGTEAAAASAATVVLRSFTMPMDFVADHPFLFLIREDMTGVVLFVGHVVNPLLAP, from the exons ATGGCCACCGCTGACATCCGCCTCTCCATCGCGCACCAGACCCGCTtcgcgctccgcctcgccgccgcgctctcctccccctccgccgccgccgcccccgcccccgccaccaacGCCGCCTTCTCCCCGCTCTCCCTCCACGTCGCGCtcagcctcctcgccgccggcgccgggggcgcCACCCGGGACCAGCTCGCCGCCACCCTGGGAGGCGACGGGCCCGGCGTGGCCGAGGGCCTCCACGCGCTCGCCGAGCAGGTGGTGCAGCTCGTGCTCGCCGACGggtccggcgcgggcggcccgCGCGTGGCCttcgccgacggcgtcttcgtcgaCGCCTCGTTGAAGCTCAAGCCGGCCTTCGGGGAGGTCGCCGTGGGCAAGTACAGGGCCGAGACCCACTCCGTCGACTTCCAGAAAAAG GCTGATGAAGCTGCTGGCCAAGTGAACTCATGGGTAGAAAAAATCACATCTGGTCTCATCAAAGAGATCCTCCCCCCAGGATCAGTTGACCACACCACCAGGCTTGTTCTTGGTAATGCGCTCTATTTCAAAGGAGCTTGGACTGAGAAGTTTGATGCATCTAAAACAAAAGATAGTGAGTTCCACCTTCTTGATGGGAGCTCAGTTCAAGCACCATTCATGTCCAGTACAGAAAAGCAATATATTGCGTATAACAACAACTTGAAGGTGCTTAAGCTTCCATACCAGCAAGGTGGGGACAAGAGGCAGTTCTCCATGTACATTCTTCTTCCAGAAGCACAAGATGGCATCTGGAGCTTGGCTGAAAAGTTGAGCTCTGAACCAGAGTTCCTGGAGAAGCTTATCCCAATGCAGAAGGTTCCAGTTAAGCAGTTCAAGGTTCCCAAGTTCAAGATATCCTTTGGATTTGAGGCATCCAAATTGCTCAAAGGTCTAGGGCTCCAGCTGCCATTCAGCCCAGAAGCAGATCTATCAGAGTTAGTAGATTCACCCGAGGGACAGAACTTGTGTGTTTCGTCCGTTTTCCACAAGTCTTTTGTGGAAGTGAATGAGGAAGGAACTGAGGCTGCCGCCGCATCTGCTGCAACAGTTGTGCTCAGGTCGTTCACAATGCCCATGGATTTCGTCGCAGATCACCCTTTCCTTTTCCTGATCCGAGAAGACATGACTGGTGTGGTGCTGTTTGTTGGTCACGTGGTGAATCCCCTACTTGCTCCATAG